Proteins from one Plodia interpunctella isolate USDA-ARS_2022_Savannah chromosome 7, ilPloInte3.2, whole genome shotgun sequence genomic window:
- the rdx gene encoding speckle-type POZ protein isoform X1: MALARYNQQTTRASWLKLGSGSECGGGGSGGGAPAPQSARVSSNGAGGMAVSRVPSPLHDGNTPVAENWCFTQVKVVKFSYMWTINNFSFCREEMGEVLKSSTFSAGASDKLKWCLRVNPKGLDEESKDYLSLYLLLVSCNKSEVRAKFKFSILNAKREETKAMESQRAYRFVQGKDWGFKKFIRRDFLLDEANGLLPEDKLTIFCEVSVVADSINISGQSNVMQFKVPECRLSDDLGALFDNERFSDVTLAVGGREFQAHKAILAARSPVFAAMFEHEMEERKRNRVDITDVDHEVLREMLRFIYTGRAPNLDKMADDLLAAADKYALDRLKVMCEEALCLSLSVETAADTLILADLHSADQLKAQTIDFINTSHATDVMDTAGWKNMIQSHPHLIAEAFRALATQQQQIPPIGPPRKRAKQL, translated from the exons ATGGCCTTAGCCAG GTATAATCAGCAAACCACGCGCGCTTCTTGGTTAAA GCTCGGCTCGGGCAGCGAGTGTGGCGGCGGAGGgtcgggcggcggcgcgcccGCTCCTCAGTCGGCGCGCGTGTCCTCCAACGGCGCCGGCGGGATGGCGGTGAGCCGCGTGCCCAGCCCGCTGCACGACGGGAACACGCCCGTCGCGGAAAACTGGTGCTTCACACAA GTCAAAGTGGTCAAATTCAGTTACATGtggacaataaataattttagtttttgtagaGAAGAGATGGGTGAAGTGTTAAAATCATCGACTTTCTCAGCCGGTGCAAGTGATAAGTTAAAATGGTGTCTTCGTGTTAACCCCAAAGGACTCGATGAAGAGAGCAAAGACTATTTATCGTTATATCTATTATTAGTGTCGTGTAATAAATCAGAAGTCAGGGCAAAGTTTAAATTCTCAATATTAAACGCAAAGAGAGAAGAAACTAAAGCCATGGAGTCACAGCGGGCGTACAGATTCGTCCAAGGAAAAGATTGGGGATTCAAAAAATTTATCAGAAG AGATTTCCTATTAGACGAAGCGAATGGCCTCCTGCCCGAAGACAAATTAACGATATTTTGCGAAGTGTCAGTGGTTGCGGACAGCATCAATATTAGTGGGCAAAGTAATGTCATGCAGTTCAAAGTACCAGAATGCCGGTTGTCCGACGATCTAGGAGCCCTGTTCGACAACGAAAGGTTCTCGGACGTCACGTTAGCGGTCGGAGGGAGGGAATTCCAGGCGCATAAAGCTATATTAGCAG CGCGGAGTCCTGTTTTTGCAGCCATGTTTGAACACGAAATGGAGGAGAGGAAAAGAAATAGAGTAGACATCACAGACGTGGACCATGAGGTTTTAAGAGAAATGCTACGGTTCATATACACGGGGCGAGCGCCTAACCTCGACAAAATGGCAGACGACTTGCTAGCAGCCGCTGATAag TATGCGCTGGACAGATTAAAAGTGATGTGTGAAGAGGCGCTCTGCTTGAGTCTGTCGGTGGAGACCGCCGCCGACACCCTCATCCTCGCCGACCTGCACAGCGCCGACCAGCTCAAGGCGCAGACaatcgattttattaatac GAGCCACGCGACGGACGTGATGGACACGGCGGGCTGGAAGAACATGATCCAGTCGCACCCGCACCTGATCGCGGAGGCGTTCCGCGCGCTGGCGACGCAGCAGCAGCAGATCCCGCCCATCGGGCCGCCGCGCAAGCGCGCCAAGCAGCTCTAG
- the rdx gene encoding protein roadkill isoform X3, with protein sequence MAVSRVPSPLHDGNTPVAENWCFTQVKVVKFSYMWTINNFSFCREEMGEVLKSSTFSAGASDKLKWCLRVNPKGLDEESKDYLSLYLLLVSCNKSEVRAKFKFSILNAKREETKAMESQRAYRFVQGKDWGFKKFIRRDFLLDEANGLLPEDKLTIFCEVSVVADSINISGQSNVMQFKVPECRLSDDLGALFDNERFSDVTLAVGGREFQAHKAILAARSPVFAAMFEHEMEERKRNRVDITDVDHEVLREMLRFIYTGRAPNLDKMADDLLAAADKYALDRLKVMCEEALCLSLSVETAADTLILADLHSADQLKAQTIDFINTSHATDVMDTAGWKNMIQSHPHLIAEAFRALATQQQQIPPIGPPRKRAKQL encoded by the exons ATGGCGGTGAGCCGCGTGCCCAGCCCGCTGCACGACGGGAACACGCCCGTCGCGGAAAACTGGTGCTTCACACAA GTCAAAGTGGTCAAATTCAGTTACATGtggacaataaataattttagtttttgtagaGAAGAGATGGGTGAAGTGTTAAAATCATCGACTTTCTCAGCCGGTGCAAGTGATAAGTTAAAATGGTGTCTTCGTGTTAACCCCAAAGGACTCGATGAAGAGAGCAAAGACTATTTATCGTTATATCTATTATTAGTGTCGTGTAATAAATCAGAAGTCAGGGCAAAGTTTAAATTCTCAATATTAAACGCAAAGAGAGAAGAAACTAAAGCCATGGAGTCACAGCGGGCGTACAGATTCGTCCAAGGAAAAGATTGGGGATTCAAAAAATTTATCAGAAG AGATTTCCTATTAGACGAAGCGAATGGCCTCCTGCCCGAAGACAAATTAACGATATTTTGCGAAGTGTCAGTGGTTGCGGACAGCATCAATATTAGTGGGCAAAGTAATGTCATGCAGTTCAAAGTACCAGAATGCCGGTTGTCCGACGATCTAGGAGCCCTGTTCGACAACGAAAGGTTCTCGGACGTCACGTTAGCGGTCGGAGGGAGGGAATTCCAGGCGCATAAAGCTATATTAGCAG CGCGGAGTCCTGTTTTTGCAGCCATGTTTGAACACGAAATGGAGGAGAGGAAAAGAAATAGAGTAGACATCACAGACGTGGACCATGAGGTTTTAAGAGAAATGCTACGGTTCATATACACGGGGCGAGCGCCTAACCTCGACAAAATGGCAGACGACTTGCTAGCAGCCGCTGATAag TATGCGCTGGACAGATTAAAAGTGATGTGTGAAGAGGCGCTCTGCTTGAGTCTGTCGGTGGAGACCGCCGCCGACACCCTCATCCTCGCCGACCTGCACAGCGCCGACCAGCTCAAGGCGCAGACaatcgattttattaatac GAGCCACGCGACGGACGTGATGGACACGGCGGGCTGGAAGAACATGATCCAGTCGCACCCGCACCTGATCGCGGAGGCGTTCCGCGCGCTGGCGACGCAGCAGCAGCAGATCCCGCCCATCGGGCCGCCGCGCAAGCGCGCCAAGCAGCTCTAG
- the Orc2 gene encoding origin recognition complex subunit 2: MASGFRLRFPADINKGDDTDSPTRRGLRNRSKPKKYGEFLELSPTKRKFPSEEISSEDENFHVEQDLQKPTALFSSDDVEGQDMFKFKSRHTKYDLQNMVKSAISNSPKLESPLRTAKRNLMKVSEATPKHVKDIIKKRIIREVDSDSGDSDFSGSSSDFVPDGSDQEESDGSDQSASEEETQEPDKPMEKQQLVRTRGGRARAKDSEYFVTPDNYFMMHSSKKITTSDHTLARIKNLNLEDNLDEEEIHISAEHKQKLLELNQSYEHLFHRWLYILSENFSIILYGLGSKRSILHQFQMNMLQNYPCIVINGYFPSLTIKSILETIVIDLLENTHVPSNIGDVVNLIETQLKECETELFLIINNIDGTMLRNTKAQNIIASISQISNVHTIASIDHINAPLLWDHSKLSKFKFTWWDVTTFLPYKEETSYENSLMTHRSGALQLSSLRSVYQSLTSNAKGIFNVIIEYQLDNQKQTHYQGLPFKDLYSKCREQFLVSSDLALRAQLTEFLDHKLVKMKRSYDGSENLIIPIENSLLQQFLEQQNS; encoded by the exons ATGGCCAGTGGTTTTCGACTCCGTTTTCCCGCCGATATTAACAAAG GTGATGATACAGATTCACCTACAAGGAGGGGTCTAAGAAACAGGAGCAAACCAAAGAAATATGGAGAATTTCTTGAATTATCACCAACGAAACGCAAGTTCCCGTCGGAAGAGATTAGTTCTGAAGATGAAAATTTTCATGTGGAGCAAGATTTACAGAAGCCTACAG CATTATTCAGCAGCGATGATGTGGAGGGCCAAGACatgttcaaatttaaatccCGCCACACAAAGTATGATTTACAGAATATGGTGAAATCAGCTATCAGCAATTCTCCGAAGTTAGAATCTCCATTGAGGACCGCAAAACGTAATTTAATGAAAGTAAGTGAGGCCACACCAAAGCATGTGAaggatataataaagaaaa GAATAATACGTGAAGTGGACAGTGACAGTGGAGATAGTGATTTTTCAGGTAGCAGCAGTGATTTTGTACCGGATGGAAGTGACCAGGAA GAATCCGATGGTTCAGACCAAAGTGCTTCAGAGGAGGAGACACAAGAACCAGATAAGCCGATGGAGAAGCAACAATTAGTCAGGACGAGGGGCGGCCGGGCCAGAGCGAAAGATTCAGAGTACTTCGTCACGCCGGACAACTATTTCATGATGCATTCTAGCAAAAAG aTAACAACATCAGATCATACATTAGCGAGGATAAAAAATCTCAACCTAGAAGACAATTTGGACGAGGAAGAAATTCATATTTCTGCAGAACATAAGCAAAAACTATTAGAGTTAAATCAGTCATACGAGCATCTATTTCATAGATGGCTTTACATCCTGAGTGAAAACttcagtataatattatatggacTCGGCTCCAAGCGCTCCATCCTCCATCAATTTCAGATGAATATGCTGCAGAACTATCCATGTATAGTTATCAATGGATATTTCCCAAGTCTTACCATTAAAAGCATTCTTGAAACTATAGTAATTGATCTTTTAGAAAATACTCATGTGCCTTCGAATATAGGCGATGTCGTAAATTTGATTGAAACCCAACTTAAAGAATGCGaaactgaattatttttaatcattaataatattgatggCACTATGTTACGGAATACCAAAGCACAGAATATTATAGCCAGTATTTCCCAAATCAGTAATGTGCATACAATCGCATCAATTGATCATATCAATGCGCCATTGT tATGGGACCACTCAAAACTTAGTAAGTTCAAGTTCACCTGGTGGGACGTAACGACGTTCTTGCCATACAAAGAGGAGACCTCTTACGAGAATTCCCTCATGACGCACCGCAGCGGAGCGCTGCAGCTGTCCTCGTTGCGAAGTGTCTACCAGTCCCTCACCTCCAATGCTAAGGGCATATTCAATGTTATTATAGAATACCAACTTGATAATCAGAAGCAGACACATTACCAAG GGCTTCCTTTTAAGGATCTATACTCGAAATGCAGGGAGCAGTTCCTTGTGTCCTCAGACCTAGCGTTGCGAGCCCAACTTACAGAGTTTTTGGATCACAAGCTAGTGAAAATGAAGCGTAGTTATGATGGCAGTGAAAACCTCATCATACCTATAGAAAATAGCCTGCTGCAACAATTTTTGGAACAGCAAAAtagctaa
- the rdx gene encoding protein roadkill isoform X2, with translation MALARLGSGSECGGGGSGGGAPAPQSARVSSNGAGGMAVSRVPSPLHDGNTPVAENWCFTQVKVVKFSYMWTINNFSFCREEMGEVLKSSTFSAGASDKLKWCLRVNPKGLDEESKDYLSLYLLLVSCNKSEVRAKFKFSILNAKREETKAMESQRAYRFVQGKDWGFKKFIRRDFLLDEANGLLPEDKLTIFCEVSVVADSINISGQSNVMQFKVPECRLSDDLGALFDNERFSDVTLAVGGREFQAHKAILAARSPVFAAMFEHEMEERKRNRVDITDVDHEVLREMLRFIYTGRAPNLDKMADDLLAAADKYALDRLKVMCEEALCLSLSVETAADTLILADLHSADQLKAQTIDFINTSHATDVMDTAGWKNMIQSHPHLIAEAFRALATQQQQIPPIGPPRKRAKQL, from the exons ATGGCCTTAGCCAG GCTCGGCTCGGGCAGCGAGTGTGGCGGCGGAGGgtcgggcggcggcgcgcccGCTCCTCAGTCGGCGCGCGTGTCCTCCAACGGCGCCGGCGGGATGGCGGTGAGCCGCGTGCCCAGCCCGCTGCACGACGGGAACACGCCCGTCGCGGAAAACTGGTGCTTCACACAA GTCAAAGTGGTCAAATTCAGTTACATGtggacaataaataattttagtttttgtagaGAAGAGATGGGTGAAGTGTTAAAATCATCGACTTTCTCAGCCGGTGCAAGTGATAAGTTAAAATGGTGTCTTCGTGTTAACCCCAAAGGACTCGATGAAGAGAGCAAAGACTATTTATCGTTATATCTATTATTAGTGTCGTGTAATAAATCAGAAGTCAGGGCAAAGTTTAAATTCTCAATATTAAACGCAAAGAGAGAAGAAACTAAAGCCATGGAGTCACAGCGGGCGTACAGATTCGTCCAAGGAAAAGATTGGGGATTCAAAAAATTTATCAGAAG AGATTTCCTATTAGACGAAGCGAATGGCCTCCTGCCCGAAGACAAATTAACGATATTTTGCGAAGTGTCAGTGGTTGCGGACAGCATCAATATTAGTGGGCAAAGTAATGTCATGCAGTTCAAAGTACCAGAATGCCGGTTGTCCGACGATCTAGGAGCCCTGTTCGACAACGAAAGGTTCTCGGACGTCACGTTAGCGGTCGGAGGGAGGGAATTCCAGGCGCATAAAGCTATATTAGCAG CGCGGAGTCCTGTTTTTGCAGCCATGTTTGAACACGAAATGGAGGAGAGGAAAAGAAATAGAGTAGACATCACAGACGTGGACCATGAGGTTTTAAGAGAAATGCTACGGTTCATATACACGGGGCGAGCGCCTAACCTCGACAAAATGGCAGACGACTTGCTAGCAGCCGCTGATAag TATGCGCTGGACAGATTAAAAGTGATGTGTGAAGAGGCGCTCTGCTTGAGTCTGTCGGTGGAGACCGCCGCCGACACCCTCATCCTCGCCGACCTGCACAGCGCCGACCAGCTCAAGGCGCAGACaatcgattttattaatac GAGCCACGCGACGGACGTGATGGACACGGCGGGCTGGAAGAACATGATCCAGTCGCACCCGCACCTGATCGCGGAGGCGTTCCGCGCGCTGGCGACGCAGCAGCAGCAGATCCCGCCCATCGGGCCGCCGCGCAAGCGCGCCAAGCAGCTCTAG